The following proteins are encoded in a genomic region of Paenibacillus sp. FSL R7-0273:
- a CDS encoding ABC transporter ATP-binding protein, with the protein MRQDAPVISVNHVSRAFGSKTVLKDISLQVNRAETFGLLGPSGSGKTTLVKLLTGIDEASSGDVQVMGVTMPKLTMLQQIGYMAQSDALYTELSAKENLEFFAALYGLKGGNRTRRIGDVMELVNLQEHLRKRVDQYSGGMKRRLSLAIALLHEPSLLILDEPTVGIDPLLRQSIWKELRSLNQQGTTIVLTTHVMDEAEKCDRLGMIRDGELLAVDTPAGLMQAAGSATIEEAFVTYGGARK; encoded by the coding sequence ATGAGACAGGATGCTCCGGTTATTTCCGTAAACCACGTCAGCAGGGCTTTTGGCAGCAAAACCGTGCTGAAGGATATCAGCCTTCAGGTGAACCGTGCGGAGACGTTCGGGCTGCTGGGCCCGTCGGGTTCGGGCAAGACTACATTGGTTAAGCTGCTGACCGGTATCGACGAGGCTAGCTCCGGTGACGTACAGGTTATGGGTGTCACGATGCCCAAGCTCACGATGCTGCAGCAAATCGGTTATATGGCCCAGTCGGATGCTTTGTATACGGAGCTTAGCGCGAAGGAGAATCTGGAGTTCTTCGCAGCCCTCTACGGGCTGAAGGGCGGGAACCGCACGCGGCGGATCGGCGATGTGATGGAGCTGGTCAACCTGCAGGAGCATCTGCGCAAGCGCGTGGACCAGTACTCCGGCGGGATGAAGCGCCGGCTGTCGCTGGCCATTGCCCTGCTGCATGAGCCTTCGCTGCTCATTCTGGATGAGCCTACTGTAGGAATTGACCCGCTGCTGCGCCAGTCGATCTGGAAGGAGCTGCGGTCGCTCAACCAACAGGGAACCACCATCGTGCTGACTACTCACGTTATGGATGAGGCAGAAAAATGCGACCGGCTCGGCATGATCCGGGACGGTGAGCTGCTGGCGGTAGATACTCCGGCAGGATTAATGCAGGCTGCCGGCTCGGCAACGATCGAGGAAGCTTTTGTAACCTATGGAGGTGCCCGCAAATGA
- a CDS encoding ABC transporter permease, which yields MRIRAITLRILRQFIHDKRTMALMFIAPLLVLSLMSLVFNSEAYKPNIGVSGGAAVFTSALEEQDATVISFTTAEQGEAALRDSSIDALITVEGTAPAITLEGSNPAANRAVMQALQEAILQLQPAASSQGLLQPSVSYMYGSEDMTTIDRFGPIMIGVFVFFFVFLIAGVSFLRERTTGTLERLLSTPLKRWEIVLGYVGGFGIFTVVQALLISWFSVQVLGIMMAGSFGYVLLITLLLAITALTLGTLLSAFAGNELQMIQFIPLVIVPQIFLSGLFPLDTLPLWLQRTGLATPIYYGAQALMDIMIRGKGWSSIALNAYVLIGFSLLFMVLNVLALRKHRRM from the coding sequence ATGAGAATCCGTGCGATAACTCTGCGTATTCTGCGGCAGTTCATTCATGATAAACGGACGATGGCGCTGATGTTCATCGCTCCCCTGCTCGTGCTCAGCCTGATGAGCCTTGTTTTTAACAGTGAGGCTTACAAGCCGAATATCGGCGTTAGCGGAGGCGCTGCTGTCTTCACCTCTGCGCTGGAGGAACAGGACGCTACTGTTATAAGTTTTACTACCGCTGAACAAGGAGAGGCTGCCCTGCGTGACAGCAGCATTGATGCTTTGATTACCGTTGAAGGAACAGCACCCGCAATTACCCTGGAGGGCAGCAATCCGGCCGCTAACCGCGCCGTCATGCAGGCTCTGCAGGAAGCAATTCTGCAGCTGCAGCCGGCCGCCTCCAGTCAAGGGCTGCTTCAGCCGTCGGTCAGCTACATGTACGGATCTGAGGATATGACGACGATCGACCGGTTCGGGCCGATTATGATCGGCGTGTTTGTCTTCTTTTTCGTCTTCCTGATTGCCGGTGTTTCCTTCCTGCGGGAGCGGACGACCGGTACGCTGGAACGCCTGCTCTCCACTCCGCTGAAGCGCTGGGAGATTGTGCTCGGGTATGTCGGCGGCTTCGGGATTTTTACGGTTGTCCAGGCGCTGCTGATCTCCTGGTTCTCGGTCCAGGTGCTCGGCATTATGATGGCCGGCAGCTTCGGCTACGTCCTGCTCATCACACTGCTCCTGGCGATTACAGCGCTCACTCTCGGTACACTGCTCTCGGCATTCGCCGGCAATGAGCTGCAGATGATCCAGTTCATTCCGCTGGTCATTGTACCGCAGATTTTTTTGAGCGGCCTGTTTCCGCTAGATACTCTGCCGCTGTGGCTTCAGCGGACCGGCCTGGCGACACCTATCTATTACGGCGCCCAGGCGCTGATGGATATTATGATCCGCGGCAAAGGCTGGAGCTCCATCGCTCTGAATGCCTATGTGCTGATCGGCTTTTCCCTGCTGTTCATGGTGCTTAACGTGCTGGCCCTCCGCAAGCACCGCAGAATGTAG
- a CDS encoding TetR/AcrR family transcriptional regulator → MKNENAEQREKEQWIEEFTALKDEGQMTPKQISILEAAIEIFSDKGFSAASTSEIAQKAGVAEGTIFRYYKTKKDLLLSIVGPAMSRMIAPFVMRNFKGVLDMPFESYEAFLRAFIVNRLDFARKNFKIIRILVQEIPFQPALREQFAENVLAQVLERVTSITEHFKAKGEVINAPTPAIIRFTISSVIGYLLARLLLMPEKDWDDEEEISLLISFMLHGIGGPALRE, encoded by the coding sequence ATGAAGAACGAGAATGCGGAGCAGCGTGAAAAAGAGCAGTGGATTGAAGAGTTTACGGCCCTCAAGGATGAGGGGCAGATGACGCCGAAGCAGATCTCCATTCTGGAGGCGGCTATTGAGATTTTTTCCGATAAAGGATTTTCGGCGGCATCCACCAGTGAAATCGCCCAAAAGGCCGGCGTAGCTGAAGGGACTATTTTCCGCTATTACAAAACAAAAAAAGACCTGCTCCTGTCCATAGTCGGCCCGGCAATGAGCCGGATGATCGCCCCGTTCGTGATGCGTAATTTCAAAGGTGTGCTGGATATGCCGTTTGAGAGCTATGAAGCGTTTTTGCGGGCTTTTATTGTGAACCGGCTTGATTTTGCCCGTAAGAACTTCAAGATTATCCGGATTCTCGTCCAGGAGATCCCCTTTCAGCCTGCACTGCGGGAGCAGTTTGCCGAGAATGTCCTGGCCCAGGTGCTGGAGCGTGTCACTTCAATTACGGAGCATTTCAAGGCTAAAGGTGAGGTTATCAATGCCCCTACCCCGGCCATTATCCGGTTCACCATTTCCTCCGTGATCGGCTACCTGCTGGCCCGCCTGCTGCTGATGCCGGAAAAGGACTGGGATGATGAGGAAGAGATCAGTCTGCTGATCAGCTTCATGCTGCACGGGATCGGCGGTCCGGCGCTGCGTGAGTAA
- a CDS encoding DEAD/DEAH box helicase — translation MGYYVPERVIRLLCGSEALDKGRAYYDAGRVRLTYIENNNRLEYSIYRAEIHGLESYEAALTIDADGDVNAECTCPAYYHGGAFCRHIAAGLVGILRLEEGDTAAAVDEDQPSQLPDPTPAEAGVLTPRNAPVSSPGVAERSGDRQLVSGMLEVFADGSSNSRPRPSVTGSYSDLRTPLQVEFICKPVTISHRTQMLGIELKVGPKRPYIVQKIRTFLDRVQRREPFEFSRHFSYDPALHSFDKEDNAVLLKLIEISANEQLYRAGVNPYAVQSGGMGGDRVLAVPPVFWEALLPVLLAAPSAYLQQGDLIMEKLQLSAEAPPLDFAFDQASGEGYRLDIQGMAEIMVLEDYGLVLSGGRLLKLGTEECRRLSELKRMLAAARKDGLAIAPEQMEPFMEQVIPGLKKLGRVHIAEAIAGRIVQTQLQARLYLDRVRDRLLAGLEFQYGGIVINPLEEDSRSRGSEVILMRDGEAERRILGLMEHESFVRTEGGYIMNNEEGEYDFLYHTIPLLEPLLQVYATTAVKARIAADTYIPKAVLTWNEKTDWLEFKFAMQGIPESEVVQILEALREKRRYYRLPDGALLPLESAELLQIIEFMNELGVNSVPFTKLQFTLPLIQGLQLNPDAKHGDAVTIGRSFRRLMANMASPENLDFPLPDSLASVLRDYQQFGFQWMKTLAHYRFGGILADDMGLGKTLQSIAFLLSELPDIRKGGKPALIVAPASLLYNWRNELQRFAPEIRAVIADGNLSERSKAVRSGADTDVIITSYPLLRRDIERYARLSFHTLILDEAQMIKNHATQTAQAVKILQARYRFALTGTPVENALEDLWSIYSVVFPGLFPGKKAFHDLPRETVAKRTRPFLLRRLKSDVLKELPDKIESLHASELLPEQKKLYVAYLARLRKEALKHLDNEGFGHGRIKVLAGITRLRQLCCHPALFVEDYAGGSAKFDQLLEIIEECRSSGKRMLIFSQFTEMLGMIGRELALQGVRHFYLDGKTPAAQRVELCSRFNEGEGDLFLVSLKAGGTGLNLTGADTVILYDLWWNPAVEQQAADRAHRIGQKKVVQVIRLVAQGTVEDKMYELQQKKKNLIEEVIQPGAEALSALTEQDIRDILML, via the coding sequence ATGGGATATTACGTGCCGGAGCGGGTAATCCGCCTGCTATGCGGCAGTGAAGCGCTGGACAAGGGCCGCGCCTATTACGATGCGGGCCGAGTCCGGCTGACTTATATAGAGAATAACAACAGGCTTGAATACTCCATATACCGTGCGGAGATTCATGGACTGGAGAGCTATGAGGCAGCGCTGACCATTGATGCCGACGGGGACGTGAATGCGGAGTGCACCTGCCCTGCCTACTATCACGGCGGCGCCTTTTGCAGGCATATTGCAGCCGGGCTGGTCGGCATTCTCCGGCTGGAGGAAGGTGATACTGCTGCTGCCGTTGATGAAGATCAGCCTTCGCAGCTGCCTGACCCCACTCCGGCAGAAGCCGGTGTACTCACCCCGCGCAATGCTCCCGTCAGCAGCCCGGGGGTTGCTGAACGTTCAGGAGACCGGCAGCTCGTAAGCGGTATGCTGGAGGTGTTCGCGGACGGCAGCAGCAACAGCCGCCCCCGCCCCAGCGTTACCGGAAGCTACTCGGATCTCCGGACCCCGCTGCAGGTGGAGTTCATCTGCAAGCCGGTGACCATCAGCCACCGCACACAAATGCTTGGCATTGAGCTCAAGGTCGGGCCTAAGCGCCCCTATATTGTACAGAAGATCAGAACCTTCCTAGACCGGGTACAGCGCCGCGAGCCCTTCGAGTTCTCCAGACATTTCAGCTATGACCCCGCACTGCATTCGTTCGACAAAGAAGACAATGCCGTGCTGCTGAAGCTGATCGAAATATCAGCCAATGAACAGCTGTACCGGGCCGGTGTTAATCCCTATGCTGTACAATCCGGCGGAATGGGCGGAGACCGCGTGCTGGCAGTTCCTCCGGTATTCTGGGAAGCACTGCTTCCGGTACTGCTCGCTGCCCCCTCCGCCTATCTGCAGCAGGGTGATCTGATTATGGAGAAGCTGCAGCTGTCCGCTGAGGCTCCCCCGCTCGACTTCGCGTTTGACCAGGCGTCCGGGGAAGGCTACCGGCTTGATATTCAGGGTATGGCGGAGATTATGGTGCTGGAGGATTACGGCCTGGTATTATCCGGCGGCAGGCTGCTGAAGCTCGGGACAGAGGAATGCCGCAGGCTTTCGGAGCTGAAGCGGATGCTGGCAGCCGCACGCAAGGACGGGCTGGCCATTGCCCCGGAGCAGATGGAGCCTTTTATGGAGCAGGTTATTCCCGGACTCAAAAAGCTTGGCCGCGTGCATATTGCCGAAGCTATCGCAGGCCGGATAGTCCAGACCCAGCTGCAGGCGCGGCTGTATCTCGACCGGGTAAGGGACCGGCTGCTTGCCGGCCTCGAGTTCCAGTATGGCGGTATTGTGATCAATCCGCTGGAGGAGGACAGCCGCAGCCGGGGCAGCGAGGTGATCCTGATGCGTGACGGGGAGGCTGAGCGGCGGATTCTCGGGCTGATGGAGCATGAATCTTTTGTCCGGACAGAAGGCGGCTACATTATGAACAATGAAGAAGGGGAATATGATTTTCTCTATCATACGATCCCGCTTCTCGAGCCGCTGCTTCAGGTATATGCCACCACCGCCGTCAAAGCCAGAATTGCCGCCGACACCTATATCCCTAAGGCTGTACTGACCTGGAATGAAAAAACCGACTGGCTGGAATTCAAGTTTGCCATGCAGGGCATACCGGAGAGCGAGGTTGTACAGATTCTGGAGGCACTGCGTGAAAAGCGCAGATACTACCGGCTTCCGGACGGTGCGCTGCTGCCGCTGGAGAGTGCGGAGCTGCTGCAGATTATTGAGTTCATGAATGAGCTCGGGGTCAACAGTGTGCCTTTTACGAAGCTCCAGTTCACTCTGCCTTTAATACAGGGCCTGCAGCTCAATCCTGATGCCAAGCATGGTGATGCCGTTACCATCGGGCGCTCCTTCCGGCGGCTGATGGCCAATATGGCCAGTCCCGAAAATCTCGATTTTCCGCTGCCGGACAGCCTTGCTTCCGTGCTTCGTGACTATCAGCAGTTCGGCTTCCAGTGGATGAAGACGCTGGCCCATTACCGGTTCGGCGGCATTCTAGCTGACGATATGGGACTCGGCAAAACACTGCAGAGCATCGCCTTCCTCCTCTCCGAGCTGCCGGATATCCGCAAGGGGGGCAAGCCCGCCCTGATCGTCGCGCCTGCTTCGCTGCTCTACAACTGGCGGAATGAGCTGCAGCGGTTCGCCCCCGAGATCAGGGCGGTTATCGCTGACGGAAATCTGAGTGAGCGCAGCAAAGCGGTACGCAGCGGTGCTGACACCGACGTCATTATCACCTCGTATCCGCTGCTCCGGCGGGATATTGAGCGTTATGCGCGGCTGTCGTTCCACACGCTGATTCTCGATGAGGCGCAAATGATCAAGAACCATGCCACCCAGACCGCGCAGGCGGTAAAAATATTGCAGGCCCGCTACCGTTTCGCCCTTACAGGAACGCCGGTTGAGAATGCGCTGGAGGATCTGTGGTCCATTTACAGTGTGGTCTTCCCGGGCCTGTTCCCCGGCAAAAAAGCGTTCCATGATCTGCCGCGCGAAACGGTCGCCAAGCGGACCCGCCCGTTCCTGCTGCGCCGTCTAAAGAGCGATGTGCTCAAGGAGCTGCCGGATAAAATCGAATCCCTGCATGCCTCCGAGCTCCTGCCTGAGCAGAAAAAGCTGTACGTCGCTTATCTCGCCAGACTGCGGAAGGAGGCGCTGAAGCATCTCGACAACGAGGGCTTCGGCCACGGCCGGATCAAGGTGCTCGCGGGGATTACCCGGCTGCGCCAGCTCTGCTGCCATCCCGCCCTGTTCGTCGAGGACTATGCCGGAGGCTCGGCTAAATTTGACCAGCTGCTGGAGATTATTGAGGAATGCCGCAGCTCCGGCAAGCGGATGCTGATCTTCTCCCAGTTCACGGAGATGCTCGGGATGATTGGACGGGAGCTTGCGCTGCAGGGCGTCCGGCACTTTTATCTGGACGGCAAGACGCCGGCAGCCCAGCGTGTGGAGCTGTGCAGCAGGTTCAACGAGGGTGAAGGCGACCTGTTCCTTGTGTCCTTAAAAGCCGGCGGCACCGGCCTCAACCTGACCGGAGCAGACACGGTGATCCTCTATGATCTGTGGTGGAATCCGGCTGTTGAGCAGCAGGCTGCCGACCGGGCCCACCGGATCGGACAGAAAAAGGTCGTGCAGGTCATCAGGCTGGTCGCCCAAGGCACCGTGGAGGACAAGATGTACGAGCTGCAGCAGAAGAAAAAAAATCTGATCGAGGAGGTTATCCAGCCCGGGGCAGAGGCGCTGTCCGCCCTGACCGAGCAGGATATCCGCGACATTCTGATGCTCTAA
- a CDS encoding thioredoxin family protein gives MSFTLELGSSAPDFSLRATDGQTYSLDSFATAKALVIFFTCNHCPFVVGSDEVTRQTAEKYREHGVAFAGINANSEATHPNDSFEHMVVRMEEQKFPWLYLRDETQDTARAYGALRTPHFFVFDQERKLVYTGRGVDNPRETDKMTVNDLDKALSELLAGQAISTPLTNPIGCNVKWDGQDAHWMPAEACDLV, from the coding sequence ATGAGCTTTACCCTGGAACTTGGATCTTCCGCTCCTGACTTCAGCCTGAGGGCAACAGACGGCCAGACCTATTCACTGGACAGCTTCGCCACGGCAAAAGCACTGGTTATCTTCTTCACCTGCAATCATTGCCCGTTCGTCGTCGGCTCGGATGAGGTCACGCGCCAGACAGCGGAAAAATACCGCGAGCACGGTGTCGCTTTTGCCGGCATCAACGCCAACAGCGAAGCTACCCATCCTAACGATTCCTTTGAGCACATGGTGGTGCGGATGGAAGAGCAGAAATTCCCGTGGCTCTATCTCCGCGACGAGACACAGGACACTGCGCGGGCTTACGGTGCGCTGCGTACGCCGCATTTCTTTGTATTTGATCAGGAGCGCAAGCTGGTCTACACCGGCCGCGGCGTCGATAATCCTCGTGAAACGGACAAAATGACCGTTAACGATCTGGATAAGGCGCTGTCAGAGCTGCTCGCCGGACAAGCAATCAGCACGCCGCTGACCAATCCCATCGGCTGCAATGTCAAATGGGACGGCCAGGACGCGCACTGGATGCCGGCTGAGGCTTGCGATTTGGTATAA
- a CDS encoding exosporium glycoprotein BclB-related protein: protein MSFYSTGPIENNMVAGARPTTQVTLRVDNRSDITASNVLVQGYYLLGGVRNLYVSETLNLAPNQVITNNYYADLDGFEFLFVTPTDPPDDPIQISLWGKSSTGELVTAHRLVSAELMGEIPGVTGATGATGPAGATGATGPGGGEPGATGATGATGAAGATGATGVTGTTGAGVTGATGATGTAGATGVTGATGTAGATGVTGATGTAGATGVTGATGTAGATGVTGATGTVGATGVTGATGTAGATGVTGATGTAGATGVTGATGTAGATGVTGATGTAGATGVTGATGTAGATGVTGATGVAGTTGATGVTGPTGSGAIIPYASGLPAALTTVLGGLLNTSSLIGFGNSATGVTITGGVIDLTGAAGTLLNFAFSVPRAGTITSLAGYFSTTAALSLVGSTVTITAQLFRSTTPNNTFTAVPGALVTLAPPLTGVLALGTISSGLTSGLSIPVAAGDRLLMVFSSSVTAGLDIASTVAGYASGGLTIV from the coding sequence ATGAGTTTTTATTCTACTGGACCGATAGAAAACAACATGGTTGCAGGCGCAAGACCCACCACACAAGTTACGCTCCGTGTAGATAACCGCAGCGACATAACTGCTTCTAACGTGCTTGTACAGGGTTACTATCTGCTTGGCGGTGTAAGAAACCTGTATGTCAGCGAGACGCTTAATCTCGCACCGAACCAGGTGATTACGAATAACTATTATGCGGATCTGGATGGCTTTGAGTTTTTGTTTGTTACGCCTACCGACCCGCCGGATGATCCGATTCAAATCTCTTTATGGGGCAAAAGCAGCACGGGTGAGCTGGTAACAGCTCATCGTCTGGTCTCAGCCGAGCTTATGGGTGAGATTCCCGGCGTTACAGGTGCAACAGGAGCAACCGGGCCGGCCGGCGCAACAGGCGCAACTGGCCCTGGCGGCGGAGAGCCTGGCGCGACGGGAGCAACAGGTGCCACTGGTGCAGCCGGAGCGACGGGGGCAACGGGTGTAACCGGGACGACTGGCGCAGGAGTGACCGGTGCCACAGGTGCGACAGGCACGGCAGGAGCGACTGGGGTTACGGGAGCTACGGGCACGGCAGGAGCGACTGGGGTTACGGGAGCTACGGGCACGGCAGGAGCGACTGGGGTTACAGGAGCTACGGGCACGGCAGGAGCGACTGGGGTTACAGGAGCTACGGGTACGGTAGGAGCGACTGGGGTTACGGGAGCTACGGGCACGGCAGGAGCGACTGGGGTTACAGGAGCGACAGGCACGGCAGGAGCGACCGGGGTTACGGGAGCTACAGGCACGGCAGGAGCGACCGGGGTTACAGGAGCTACGGGTACGGCAGGAGCGACTGGGGTTACAGGTGCGACAGGCACGGCGGGAGCGACTGGGGTTACGGGAGCTACAGGCGTAGCAGGTACTACAGGGGCGACCGGTGTGACCGGGCCAACAGGCTCCGGCGCTATTATCCCTTACGCATCCGGACTTCCGGCTGCCTTGACTACTGTACTTGGCGGTCTGCTGAATACTTCCAGCTTGATCGGCTTTGGCAACAGTGCGACCGGTGTAACCATTACCGGCGGGGTCATTGACCTCACAGGTGCGGCAGGCACACTGCTCAACTTTGCCTTCTCTGTACCTCGTGCGGGTACAATTACTTCACTGGCCGGCTATTTCAGCACAACAGCGGCATTGTCACTGGTAGGCTCGACGGTTACAATAACCGCTCAGCTGTTCCGCTCGACAACGCCGAATAATACCTTTACAGCTGTACCGGGTGCGCTGGTTACGCTGGCTCCGCCACTGACCGGTGTCCTCGCTCTGGGTACAATCAGCAGCGGCCTTACTTCGGGGCTGAGCATTCCGGTTGCTGCGGGTGACCGTCTGCTGATGGTCTTCTCGTCCTCAGTTACAGCCGGACTTGATATAGCTTCTACTGTCGCTGGATACGCAAGTGGCGGCCTGACCATTGTCTAA
- a CDS encoding arginine--tRNA ligase, with amino-acid sequence MLSQLIKNALEQSVQQVFTKLGTAAADQPAIVLEQPANPDYGDYSTNIAMQLAKLLRKAPMAIAELITTEISHTGGLNSLFAKIDTAAPGFINLYINWQEWAGRDFELPAAAGEKVIIEHTSVNPNKSMHVGHLRNACIGDALVRILRKTGYNAEVHNYVDDLGNQLADTVVGLLHVPLSVGHVRFGDYCWDIYAGVNKEYALHPESVHKRTEILHGLEEGSGNTAWLGSLVAERIVREHVAEMKAFGIRYDLLVWESNILKEGFWASAFALLAQTEVFVQEREGKLAGCWILKQAAGEDTDGSDAEEHHKDKVLVRSNGILTYTAKDIAYHLWKFGLLDKDFSYSEFNSGLWTTGLTGEQRAFGKADRVVNVIDYRQEYPQAMVKQALEVLGFTEQAEKLHHVSYGVVSLSPASAAELGIDISEGKASYAMSGRQGIGIKVAELVQLMENTIEATRSDKNGLSSRLIATAAIRYYLLRFNLGTEIIFDFKQATEISGNTGVYLMYTYARAGSVLSKGAAAAPVLPAFPAELQKAELALLRHLSNWQDTLYTASVQLTPNTVCNYAHTLASLFNNFYSACPILKGGAESVAFRLWLTYRFQTTLGEVLEVLGLPQPERM; translated from the coding sequence ATGTTAAGCCAGCTTATCAAAAACGCTCTGGAACAAAGTGTACAGCAGGTATTTACGAAGCTCGGGACCGCAGCAGCGGATCAGCCCGCCATTGTGCTGGAGCAGCCGGCCAATCCTGATTATGGCGACTATTCCACTAACATCGCTATGCAGCTAGCCAAATTACTCCGTAAAGCCCCTATGGCTATTGCAGAGCTGATAACAACAGAAATCAGTCACACTGGAGGTTTAAACAGCCTTTTCGCCAAAATCGACACCGCCGCTCCGGGCTTCATTAACCTGTACATCAACTGGCAGGAATGGGCCGGACGAGACTTTGAACTCCCTGCGGCTGCAGGGGAAAAGGTAATCATCGAGCATACTTCTGTGAACCCGAACAAATCCATGCACGTAGGTCATCTTAGAAATGCCTGTATCGGGGATGCGCTGGTCCGGATTTTGCGGAAAACCGGGTATAACGCCGAGGTCCATAACTATGTGGATGATCTCGGCAATCAGCTGGCGGATACGGTGGTCGGGCTGCTTCATGTGCCGCTGTCGGTCGGGCATGTCCGGTTTGGCGATTACTGCTGGGATATCTACGCCGGTGTGAACAAAGAGTACGCACTGCATCCGGAGAGTGTGCACAAACGGACAGAGATTCTTCATGGCCTCGAGGAGGGCAGCGGCAATACGGCCTGGCTGGGCAGTCTGGTTGCTGAGCGGATTGTGCGGGAGCATGTTGCGGAGATGAAGGCTTTTGGTATCCGTTATGATCTCCTGGTCTGGGAGAGCAATATATTGAAGGAGGGCTTTTGGGCTTCGGCTTTCGCGCTGCTGGCACAGACCGAGGTGTTCGTGCAGGAACGTGAGGGCAAGCTGGCGGGCTGCTGGATTCTCAAGCAGGCTGCGGGAGAGGATACGGACGGGTCTGATGCGGAGGAGCATCATAAGGATAAGGTGCTGGTGCGCTCGAACGGGATTTTAACCTACACCGCCAAGGATATTGCCTATCATCTCTGGAAGTTCGGGCTGCTGGACAAGGACTTCAGCTACAGTGAGTTTAATAGCGGGCTGTGGACCACGGGGCTGACCGGAGAGCAGAGGGCTTTTGGCAAGGCTGACCGGGTGGTAAATGTTATCGACTATAGACAGGAGTATCCGCAGGCGATGGTCAAGCAGGCACTGGAGGTGCTTGGATTCACGGAGCAGGCCGAAAAATTGCATCATGTCAGCTACGGCGTAGTTTCACTCAGTCCGGCATCCGCAGCAGAGCTTGGCATCGACATTTCGGAAGGCAAAGCCTCCTACGCCATGTCCGGCCGCCAGGGTATCGGCATCAAGGTGGCTGAGCTGGTGCAGCTGATGGAGAATACGATAGAAGCCACCCGTTCTGACAAAAACGGCCTGTCCAGCCGGCTCATCGCCACCGCTGCCATCCGTTATTATCTGCTGCGTTTTAATCTGGGGACGGAGATTATCTTCGACTTCAAGCAGGCGACCGAGATTTCCGGCAACACAGGCGTGTACCTGATGTACACCTATGCGCGTGCAGGCAGTGTGCTTAGTAAGGGTGCGGCTGCAGCACCTGTCCTCCCCGCCTTCCCGGCAGAGCTGCAAAAAGCCGAGCTCGCCCTGCTGAGGCATCTCAGCAATTGGCAGGACACACTTTACACCGCAAGTGTTCAGCTGACGCCGAATACGGTCTGCAATTATGCGCATACGCTGGCTTCGCTGTTCAACAACTTTTACTCCGCCTGCCCGATTCTAAAAGGCGGGGCAGAATCCGTTGCCTTCCGCCTCTGGCTTACGTACAGATTCCAGACAACGCTCGGTGAGGTGCTGGAGGTGCTCGGCCTGCCGCAGCCGGAGCGGATGTAA